One Miscanthus floridulus cultivar M001 chromosome 11, ASM1932011v1, whole genome shotgun sequence DNA window includes the following coding sequences:
- the LOC136493045 gene encoding non-specific lipid transfer protein GPI-anchored 15-like, whose product MRGLLVLALVAAVRGAEGAGECGATPPDKMALKLAPCASAAEDPSSAPSSPCCSAVHSIGKQSPKCLCAVMLSNTGKSAGIKAEVAITITIPKRCNLVDRPVGYKCGGNQAITKGLLSTLVSYSCCCWSSFFSLHFLLRSFILVGIISRMH is encoded by the coding sequence ATGAGGGGCCTCCTGGTGCTTGCCCTGGTCGCGGCCGTCCGCGGCGCGGAGGGCGCGGGCGAGTGCGGGGCGACGCCGCCGGACAAGATGGCGCTGAAGCTGGCGCCGTGCGCGTCGGCGGCGGAGGACCCCAGCTCCGCGCCGTCCAGCCCCTGCTGCAGCGCTGTGCACAGCATCGGGAAGCAGAGCCCCAAGTGCCTGTGCGCCGTCATGCTGTCCAACACCGGCAAGAGCGCCGGGATCAAGGCCGAGGtcgccatcaccatcaccatcccCAAACGCTGCAACCTCGTCGACCGCCCCGTCGGCTACAAGTGCGGAGGTAATCAAGCAATCACTAAGGGCTTGTTGTCTACATTAGTTTCTTATTCCTGTTGCTGCTGGTCTTCGTTCTTCAGTCTTCACTTCTTGCTCCGATCATTTATTCTTGTGGGTATTATCAGCAGAATGCATTAA
- the LOC136494576 gene encoding copper transporter 6-like yields MKGMGPTMEMAPAPAPPTTGKAASASAPHMPMMHVSFFWGDRAVVLFPGWPGARGAGAYLLCLLFVLALAALTEALAAASRRGAGAGAGAGAGRVPASSAALLTAAHAARMGTAYLVMLAVMSFNGGVLLVAVAGHALGFLLARSRVQRRRRP; encoded by the coding sequence ATGAAGGGCATGGGCCCGACGATGGAGATGGCGCCGGCACCGGCGCCGCCGACGACGGGCAAGGCGGCGTCGGCCTCGGCTCCCCACATGCCGATGATGCACGTGTCCTTCTTCTGGGGCGACCGCGCGGTGGTACTGTTCCCGGGGTGGCCCGGCGCGCGCGGCGCCGGGGCGTACCTCCTCTGCCTCCTCTTCGTgctcgctctcgccgcgctcaccGAGGCGCTCGCTGCGGCCTCGCgccgcggcgcgggcgcgggggccggggccggggcagGGCGCGTCCCGGCGTCCTCGGCCGCGCTGCTCACGGCGGCGCACGCCGCCAGGATGGGCACTGCGTACCTCGTCATGCTGGCCGTCATGTCCTTCAACGGCGGCGTGCTCCTCGTCGCCGTGGCCGGCCACGCGCTCGGGTTCCTCCTCGCACGGAGCAgggtgcagcggcggcggcgcccgtgA